Genomic window (Erythrolamprus reginae isolate rEryReg1 chromosome 3, rEryReg1.hap1, whole genome shotgun sequence):
GGGGTGGAacccagagccctctctgtggaccCGCACACTGTTGCccgctgctcttctggtttccggcgcACATGTGCCAGTTGGTCTTTGCTGGTGCTGGAGAAccagaaaatggcctgaaaaatgcccaccccccaaaaggcAAGACCACATGCCAACTGGTCTTGGGTTTCCAGTGCTCCAGCATACGTACATGCATGCATATTcacgcacatgcacacatattcttatttgggcactcggtgttgaaaaggttcgccatcactgtcctagatcttTCTGGATGGATAGCTATCCAGCCTCTTTTGGAAAActacagtgatggagcacccacaacttccagaggcaaCCATTCCAGTGATTAATTGGTCTCACTGTAaataaatttctccctagttctaaatTGAAActctctttaatgatcttccacccattaattcttgtcctgctctcagtAAGTGagtccctcttctctgtgacagctgtTCAAGTATTGGCAGGTAATTATCCTATCACTCCTAGTCTTCCTTTTTATTAGACTAGAaggtgatggcgaatctttttttccttggatgccaaagGACCATGTGGGCATGCTATCCCACAGGTGCGAGTaaccatacccataattcaatgcctggggagggcaaaaacagcttctcccacccctttGAAGCccactggaggccggaaatggcctgtttcccaacttctggtgctcccaataggctcatgttttgcactcaccaggctccaaaggcttccctggagctgggggaggtccctcttcggagaggggcagcatagaaatccaataaataaataaaataaataaaaatgccctcccccatcctccaagaggctctctggaagccaaaaaggccttcccagagcctttgtgtgagcaaAAAACCAGatagccggcacacacatgcactttggagctgagctacggcaatggctcatgttccagcagatatggttctgcatgccacctgtggcacatgtgccattggTTTGCGATCACTGAGCTAGGGTTTGAAGATGAAATGAAGGCAATGTCATCAGGACATGCTATTTAAAAACTGGAACATGTTCATCCTGTGGTTAGGAGGAATATGAGCTTAAGACCTTAAGCTCATTTTTTCTTCTTAAACCACTCAATGTCAATAGAGGACCAGTTGCTGAAATTACCAGGAGTTGAGATAAGTAGAACtagatattaatttttttaaaaaaaaacccagtgtgGATCTTTGTTATGCCCTTtccaatttatttcatttttgtgaTTTGTTTTGCCTCATCTTATTTTAGGAGCATCATGTCCTCTCTTTATAGAGTTTCTGTCTCTTAACTTCTTCCCAGGAACTTTGCATATATCTTTCAGGGTATTTACCAGAAGGATACCTTGAATTAATGTTTGTTGAATTTCTGGGTTAACATTCTCCTTTCTAATTCACTAAAGCAGAGAGGCAAAAAGTACCAACTAcagcttttaaaataatatataacattTCATACTTTTTAAGGAGCCTTTTCTTCTGCTTAGCAATTTCATTCATCATTCTGTTCATTGGAGGCAGCTTATTAGATCCTggtaaggaaaaaagaaacagcaTGAATGAGTTTTGACCATGACAACTTCAGCGGTTGTTTTGAATTTCTTTAAGAGAAATGCCCTGTTAGGCTCACATTCTGTGGCTAGTCACAATGTTAACTATAAGATAGTCATCTTATTAATCATATTACAGATGTTTAACCAAAGTGTTCACAACCTCTGATGTAGGGAGCAAATTTCTAAGTAATCTGGCCACTAGCATTCTGCCTGTCTGCCTTTTCCGTTCATCCATCCCAGCAACTTTTGAAGTTTCACTCATGTGCCACTACATGTGTAATACAAATAAATCAGTTTCTCATTCAAATTGTTTTCACAACCAAGCACACAAGATATGTATGTGAAAAACAATACTATGTGAACTGAAGATCTTAACTAAGTACTGTTTTTCTGTTATCTTGCACCGATTTatagataaaaaaacaacaatattaaACATCCACAAAACACATAATCTTTCTATATGGGTTCAATTTATGCGTACAATATTGGTTAATACTTATGTTGGATTATACATCAATCATAGCTCTTCTGTGCTACTAATTAATATCTATATCTTTTAAAATCTCTTCGATTTGTAACTATAATCTCTGCTACAAACTAAAGTCCTAATAaacaaatgtattagatttgtatgccgccctgagtcccacagagttggccttctccgggtcccgtcgacaaaacaatgctatctgccgggacccaggggaggagctttctctgtggcggccccgaccctctggaatcagctcccccctgagattaggactgcccccaccctccttgccttttgcaaactcctaaaaccccacctttgctgccaggcatggggaaattgatttcccctggctgttttgttttatgtttggtttgtttgggttgtatgagtgtttttaaattaaggattTTAATTGTTCTgctgtttttaataattggatttgtagtttgtatgcttgttgtgagccgctccaagtcttcgaagaggggcggcatacaaatctaaataataatgataatgataataataataataataataataataataataataataataataataattggatgacTATCATCTTAtttgtctatatcagtgatggtgaacctttattgGTTCACGTGCCAAGAAAAGGGGGGGTATGGAGAGGCACGTACGTGCATGCCCACATCCTTAATTCCATGCAGGGACCCCACATATGTAAGCATAACACCACCCTGCTCCTGGCATGCAATGAcatgcccattttttgctctctccagccTTCAGATCCTTTCTAGGTGTCTATGGAGTGCGAAAACGGCTTTTCCTCACACCCCAAGGTcctcccaaggccaaaaatggcccattcTTCAAACCAAAAATGGAACTTCCAGTTCAACAGAAACTTGGCAAACAGAACATTTCCAGCTTCTGTagacttcgggggggggggggggcattttcaccctccccaggctccttgaaaggctctggaacttggggagggcaaaaaatgaaccttccccatcccctctggaggctgaaaacaggctgtttcccaacttctagtgaccccagaacagtgtttctcaaccttggctgttgGAAGATGTATGgactctgctggctggggaattctgggagttgaagtccacacatcttccagcggtcaaggttgagaaacactgcaccagAAGATCTGAAAATAAACTGCCCGGCGAGTACATGCATGCCAGACCTGAGCTTGCATGCCTAATGATATGCCTCTGTGTACCACTTCGGGCATATGTgccttaggttcaccatcatgggtctatATCCTGCATTTTTCTGTGAAATTTTCTTTTTCACCTATTTTGCAAACACCTATAaatggatactgtaaaatctccactccctccctaCTCTTAGAAGAGTGGCTTACTGCCCTAACTGAAACTACATTCCACAATGTTTCTTTTACTGATTGTGTCCTAGGCTGCTATAGTCAGAAGGTGGGGTGTGGGGTTCACAACCACCAAAGTGATTAATTGGAGAGTGGGATTTATGACATGTCCAATGAGACAAGGGGAAAATAGGGTCACAGGGGCATGCAGAACTCAGTTCTGGCTGCAtcggtgtacagtgatccctcgagtatcgcgagggttacgttccaagacccctcgcgatagtcgatttttcgcgatatagtggtgcggaagtaaaaacaccatctgcgcatgcgcgccacttttccatggtgtttttacttccgctacaTACAGCTCGCCGCCTGCccacctgccgcttgtccgccgcctgcccgcccgccgcttgtccgccgcccgcccacccgccgcttgtccgcctgccgcttgtccaccgccctcccgcccgccgcccgcccgccgcttgtccgctcgccgctaccgcccctctcaccgccgagtcctcctgcagcagcgctggcggccaccgttccccgtaagcacccACCTGCCCGCCACTCGCCCACCCGCCCCGCtcactcgccgctaccgcccctctcaccgccgagtccagcGCTGGCAGCCACCgtcccccgtaggcacccgcccgcccgccgccccccccgaaagagatgagagagggaggaagagagtgtgagagaggaagaaagagagagagaagagtggaaggaagagagagagaaatgatagaaaaaagacatcatcgggtgagaaaaaccatggtacagtatagcaaaaaaaacggggagtatttttaatttattattttttaaaaaatcgcgatatagcgtttcgtgaagatcgagatcgcgaaaattgagggatcactgtattgccagaATGCCGCTTCTAATAAATCTTTGTATTTCTTTTGGACTTTGGCTCATGGCTCCTGAATCAATTAGGAAACTTAACAATAGTATTGTGATGAGATTTCTATGATTTTTGGCTTCATAAAATTTAAAGCTCACATGGGTGCAGACAAACATGAGAATGTTTTAGCATTAAATGTACTGTTAATATTAAAGTGGAAAGCAAATTTAAGTTGAAATGTACTGTTTATGGACTAGTCTTACCATTAAACACTCTTGTAACCCAGCGAGCCTGAAGTTCCACTGGTGGTAGAATAGATCCTGTTACTGATATAAAACCTATGAAGGCAAGTGTGGGCTTCTCCAATTGAGGAGGGAATATTTGTTTATAAAGGAATGTACTGCTTTTGCAAACATTGCGAACCGATTCTTCCAGGAAGACAAATGAAGCAGCATAGCCTGTAGTAAAAATGACCACatctatattttcttctatagTTCCATCTTCAAATATGGCAGAAGTCTCACTAAACCTTTTCACATTTGGCTTCACAACCACTGAACCACAGAGGATGCAGGTGGGCAGTTCATCATTTAAAATGACGTATGCCAATGAACTGTTGGAAAGAACAAAAGTAGAAAGAAGCACTGTTTGCTCAATTACCCCCATTAGTCTAGTCCCATTTGCAGGTACTACCAGTGGTCAGATTCAATTATTTTTactgttttctgtgggaaatgggtcatgttactgggtgggtgtggctaacttgattggtctcacccttaggaaatttctccttagtctaaCTCACAATATAATAGCACAATAAAATGGCACTGTTGCAACATATatattagaataaaataacagagttggaaaggaccttggaggtcttctagtccaaccccttgattAGGCAGGAATCCCcacatcacttcagacaagtgattatccaatctgttcttaaaaacgtccagtgttggagcatttacaacttctggaggcaagttgtcccactgattaattgttatgtCAGGAAATTTGAAGGGCTCCTACAAAAAGAAGAGAATCAATCTAATTTCCCAAGAACTAAAACgcacaacaagaaacaatggatagaaactaaccaaaaagagaagtaatttaggactaaggagaaatttcctgagtgagaccaaccaatggaatagcttgccttcagaagttgtgtgtgCTCCATCACTAGATTTCAAAAAGAGTGAGAAAGTACACCCCCAAAAGCATAATGCCAGGAACTactaaaacaatgcaaaaaatttaaaatagcCATTCCTCCATAAAATCAACCCCAAAACAAACACAGCAGGTGAGAGGGAAATTAAGGGCAGCTGTTCAGGCAGCAAACTTATTTTGCTTTTGAAAGATTTATATTGACTCACACTGCACAGACAAAAAAAATGTCAGCATTACTGTTgaatatgtaaatagttgaatgcaAATAGTTTGAATTTGAATGTTTGAAGTTGATTGGTTGTTACGTTTGAGCAGGAGAATTGTTTAACTGTCAACCCAGCCTTGGGCAGGGAAAAAGATAGGAACCCAAGTGTTGCACCCAGTTCGTGCCTAAATACTTAGTAGCAGCTTGGAGACAATGTTATTACTGAACCTCAGCGAATAAAACAGTTAATCTTTTAGCGTCTGAAGCTCATTTATTTCAATTACCTTTTTACTTCCACCACCTCCCTTATCTGCTTGCCTGGATATTAAATACTTCCAAATGTTGGCTACTTCTTCAATTGTTAGAATTAGATAGTAGAGAGAAGATAGCAGAATTTTTACCCTGTCTGACTTGCTATCAACTTAAGTGCCACAGAaatttttctccttttatttttatttcaaattttattgaaatatataaaatatatggcTAGTCATAGATTATCCTTCAAATGAGATATGAGAAGTAACCCTAGTTAATTAGTTGAGTGACTAGTTAATCAGCAGATGGGCAATGAAGTTGTTAAGAGATCAGCCTGAATCAGCTTGGGTGATAAATTTGATACAGGAGCCTATAGATACAATCTCTTCTTTGTGAGATCAGTTCTAAAAtttttacattcattttttaaaattatcaatgTGCAAATGATAACCTGCTTTTAATGTCTCCTATAACTGAGTTAGTGTCCAGTTCTCAGTTTTtctaaaaaagcaaaaataattgTGTGTATCACAAGCAAGTATGGATTTGAGAATTCTCCAGAAACATAGCTCGCAGAACACTTTGGGGAAATGCTCAAGAATCAGCAAATAACTAGCTATTTTAACAGTATATGAAGAAGAAAGTTTGTTAAAAAAAGCACTGGGAAAAGAAAATTTGACAACAGACCTCTGTCTTGCAAATAGCAAATTAGTTTTTACTTACTAGCAGACTTCATCTTTTCTAAGCATTTTTGCAAATATACTGTAATGCATAGTAAAAGAGATTACCTTTTAATAGGGATCAATCCATAATTCTTATGGTTAAACCATTGATTGAATTTCTTTGCCAATAACTTGTCTCTAATGCTGATAGGAAGAAGTCTTAGAATGAAGTTTAGAAATCGAGTTTGGGAGATCATATCTCCAGGCCAGCCAGCTTGTGACATTCGACTTACTACCCAGGCTCCATTTCTGGTGCTGAGAAAGACCTAAGGGGCGAAAAACTGAAAAGAGCATTCCTAGGACCACTCCAAATAATGATGAGTGGGAAGTGATCTAGTCTTGAAGTAAAAAGCAAAAAGGAGGTTAAATCCTCTGGTAAGGTAGACAGTGTTActaaaacaaaaacattaaaataatatccAATGGAGACACATAGTATGGAAGAGCAATATTATCTTAGGCTTACGACTAAGGATGTGAGAATAATAAGACCTAATAATCCATAGAGGCTACAGAATATGGCAAGATAAAAATTTtgggtaatacagtgatcccccgctcgttgcaagggttccgttccaggagcccccgcaacgagcgggttttcgcgaagtagcgatgcggaagtaaaaacaccatctgcgcatgtgcagacggtgtttttactcccacagcgctagcgaggagccgaagattgggggcggcgcggctgtttgccgccggcatggggggcttcctagcagccccccaaacccgggttgggggtccggggggcgctgtctctcggcgctttcgtgctgagtccgggagcgaactcgctccccgactcagctggaaagtgccgagagacagcgtggacaggcccgttccttggcgctgtctctcggggctttcgtgctgagtccgggagcgaactcgctccccgac
Coding sequences:
- the LOC139164521 gene encoding dimethylaniline monooxygenase [N-oxide-forming] 4-like isoform X4, yielding MHSWEYRDPKGLEGKKVLILGAGNTGGDVAVEVSRTAAKVFLSTRNGAWVVSRMSQAGWPGDMISQTRFLNFILRLLPISIRDKLLAKKFNQWFNHKNYGLIPIKSSLAYVILNDELPTCILCGSVVVKPNVKRFSETSAIFEDGTIEENIDVVIFTTGYAASFVFLEESVRNVCKSSTFLYKQIFPPQLEKPTLAFIGFISVTGSILPPVELQARWVTRVFNGSNKLPPMNRMMNEIAKQKKRLLKKGTSSNEKEKELFVYYMDDIALCIGVKPNVPLLLLQDPKLALKIFFGPCTSYQYRLCGPGKWKKARNAILTQWDRVLEPLKTRTIDNSSSKHIKSSLWGKIFHFTAFLGITILMFTYFCTHFIPTKGNI